A part of Candidatus Bathyarchaeota archaeon genomic DNA contains:
- a CDS encoding 50S ribosomal protein L10, whose product MPSQQVLDEKASEVEAIKDIFKEYKSVGIASLQKVRASQLQELKKSMHGQVYLRVLKNTLIKIAIEELNQSELKKLEEYLEGSNVFLFTDLNPFKLALLLERGKVKTTAKAGDIAADDVVIPASNTGQPPGPVISQLNAVGLPTRIENGSVWVSKDTLVVRRGEPINERLAGVLSKLGIKAVELGISMRAVFDNGLMITGDQLKVDVAATRRQVESSNQEAFALALSVGYPCKDTIKPLLQQAHQKAVSLSVGAAIPTKETIGDLIRKANAEASCINQKVKPAA is encoded by the coding sequence CCAGCCTCCAGAAGGTCCGCGCTTCACAGCTGCAGGAACTCAAGAAATCGATGCACGGACAAGTTTACCTGCGCGTCCTCAAGAACACACTAATTAAAATCGCCATCGAAGAACTCAACCAATCTGAACTCAAGAAGCTCGAGGAATACTTGGAGGGATCAAACGTTTTCCTCTTCACCGACCTTAACCCCTTCAAGCTTGCGTTGCTTTTGGAACGCGGCAAAGTAAAAACCACCGCTAAAGCCGGCGACATAGCCGCAGACGATGTGGTTATTCCCGCAAGCAACACCGGTCAACCTCCAGGACCAGTCATCAGTCAACTTAACGCAGTCGGGTTACCTACACGCATCGAAAACGGTAGCGTCTGGGTCAGCAAAGACACGTTGGTTGTCCGCAGAGGCGAACCCATCAACGAGCGTTTGGCAGGTGTCCTCTCGAAGCTGGGCATAAAAGCCGTTGAATTAGGCATATCCATGCGCGCGGTCTTCGATAACGGATTAATGATCACCGGCGACCAACTCAAGGTTGACGTTGCAGCCACCCGCAGACAGGTGGAGTCCAGCAACCAGGAAGCCTTCGCTTTGGCGCTTAGCGTCGGTTACCCATGCAAAGACACAATCAAGCCACTGCTCCAGCAGGCACACCAGAAAGCAGTCTCGCTCTCCGTGGGCGCAGCCATCCCAACTAAAGAAACCATCGGTGACCTCATCCGCAAAGCCAACGCAGAAGCATCCTGCATCAACCAGAAAGTTAAGCCAGCAGCTTAA
- a CDS encoding cation:proton antiporter: MATDPAFFILFEVGLLIVISSLGSELFKKLRLPGVIGAILVGLFIGGPGGLGLVTDLTVINILAALGSILILFVTGLEFDAAAFWKVGSKAFLLTTIGVILSIVLGFGIGLALGWTWQAAILLGAVLAPSGTSVIAAVLSSEGAVDSKVGSTLITAVILDDIEGILILTVVLGIITENTFSTASLLRVGVIATLFIFVSIYIGSKVFPLIIKRFERVLSDEVLFAVLLGLGLMLAFVATQVGLAAVTGAFIMGAIIPHAKIGEKLANRLSMMKEIFAAVFFTSIGLVISPAGILVMLPVGLLILAVALAARFGGGWIGGRLAGYRNKTLWAVTVGLAVRAEMSFIIAYEGVATGIVGTEFLALTAIVVIGSMIVVLPLFTRLIRAVTAANPPK, from the coding sequence ATGGCAACAGACCCAGCTTTCTTTATCCTGTTCGAGGTTGGGTTGTTAATTGTTATTTCTTCCCTCGGCTCAGAGCTATTCAAGAAGCTTAGACTCCCCGGGGTAATCGGCGCCATCTTAGTCGGACTCTTCATTGGGGGCCCGGGAGGATTGGGGCTTGTAACGGACTTGACAGTAATTAACATATTAGCAGCGTTGGGTTCGATTTTAATCCTCTTTGTCACGGGTTTAGAGTTTGATGCTGCAGCCTTTTGGAAGGTAGGCAGCAAAGCCTTCCTGCTTACCACCATCGGGGTGATTCTATCAATCGTCCTGGGATTTGGAATCGGGTTGGCGCTGGGGTGGACCTGGCAAGCCGCCATCCTTTTAGGAGCCGTATTAGCACCCAGCGGAACCAGCGTGATAGCCGCGGTTCTCAGCTCCGAGGGCGCCGTAGATTCAAAAGTGGGGTCAACACTGATAACGGCAGTTATCCTCGATGACATAGAGGGCATCCTTATCCTAACCGTGGTGCTGGGAATCATCACGGAAAACACGTTCTCAACCGCCAGTCTGCTGCGAGTAGGCGTCATTGCTACCCTGTTTATCTTCGTATCAATCTACATAGGCAGCAAAGTTTTTCCGCTGATAATCAAACGATTCGAACGCGTCCTATCAGATGAAGTCTTATTCGCGGTTCTGCTGGGCTTGGGGTTAATGCTGGCTTTTGTCGCCACACAAGTCGGATTAGCAGCAGTAACTGGAGCATTCATCATGGGCGCAATTATCCCCCACGCGAAAATAGGCGAGAAACTGGCAAACAGACTCTCCATGATGAAGGAAATCTTCGCGGCGGTTTTCTTCACCAGCATTGGGTTGGTGATTAGCCCCGCAGGCATCCTCGTGATGCTTCCAGTTGGCCTTCTAATTTTGGCAGTGGCGCTTGCAGCCAGATTCGGCGGCGGATGGATTGGCGGCCGATTAGCAGGATACAGAAATAAAACGTTGTGGGCAGTAACAGTCGGGCTTGCGGTGAGAGCGGAAATGTCCTTTATCATCGCCTACGAAGGGGTAGCAACGGGTATCGTGGGCACGGAATTCTTGGCTTTAACAGCCATAGTTGTGATTGGCTCAATGATAGTTGTTCTGCCGCTCTTTACTCGCCTAATTAGAGCCGTCACAGCAGCAAACCCCCCTAAGTAG
- a CDS encoding methylglyoxal synthase encodes MVKTALIKTRKRIALIAHDNKKEDMLQWAKYNLGTLQKHELYATGTTGTMLQRELGLSINILESGPLGGDMQVGARIADGDIDFLIFFWDPLAQLPHDPDVKALLRVAVVWNIPVACNRSSADFLISSPLMCEDYVRKITDYECYRHRLDRQI; translated from the coding sequence TTGGTTAAGACCGCCCTGATTAAAACCAGAAAACGCATCGCCCTAATCGCCCACGACAACAAAAAAGAGGACATGCTGCAGTGGGCAAAATATAACTTGGGCACGCTCCAGAAACATGAGCTCTACGCAACAGGCACCACAGGCACGATGCTGCAAAGGGAGCTTGGGCTCAGCATTAACATTTTAGAGTCAGGCCCCTTGGGCGGCGACATGCAGGTTGGCGCACGCATAGCAGACGGCGACATTGATTTCCTGATTTTCTTCTGGGATCCCCTTGCACAGTTGCCCCATGACCCCGACGTAAAAGCTCTTCTGCGGGTAGCCGTGGTCTGGAATATCCCGGTGGCGTGTAATCGCAGTTCAGCGGACTTCTTGATTTCTTCACCGCTTATGTGCGAGGACTACGTGCGCAAAATCACTGACTACGAATGCTACCGCCACCGCCTCGACAGGCAAATTTAG
- the larA gene encoding nickel-dependent lactate racemase encodes MVDVWLPYGKTDVCVRVPARNLLGTIEPKETAAAPDQKAEIERALHEPIGAKRLSEIATADSKVAIVVDDHTRKAPSERMLLPVLSELNLAGVKDENVTVIFGCGTHRAVTAEEAKELLGEEALRRVKTVSHCCTGEDAVYVGTTKTYGNKVYVNRVFAEADVKVLLGDVNYHYYAGYGGGRKSLLPAVCSQETIKQNHALLLSAAAKTGNLEDNPVHVDMMEAARLAKVDFIVNVVENKKGEIVRAFAGDLEAAFLEATKLVDEMYRVTVDRRADIVVVSAGGHPADINLYQAYKGLDNALDAVKRGGVIILVAECPEGHGNQVFYDWMIKLPDIKAMEREVKRNFVMGGHKAYYLLKALQNHPIILVSSLPDYYATSIFKLKTARAVNDALGEAFKIAGSASRVWAMPQGSYTLAVFKAPEEGKA; translated from the coding sequence ATGGTTGATGTTTGGTTACCCTACGGAAAAACCGACGTGTGCGTACGTGTCCCAGCCCGCAACCTGCTCGGAACCATCGAGCCTAAAGAGACCGCTGCGGCGCCGGACCAGAAAGCCGAAATAGAACGGGCCCTGCATGAACCTATCGGCGCCAAGCGCCTATCGGAAATCGCCACGGCTGACTCTAAAGTCGCCATCGTCGTGGATGACCACACCCGCAAAGCCCCCAGCGAGCGGATGCTGCTGCCTGTGCTATCGGAGCTTAACTTGGCAGGCGTCAAAGACGAGAACGTCACAGTAATTTTTGGCTGCGGAACCCACCGCGCCGTCACAGCCGAGGAAGCCAAGGAGCTGCTAGGCGAAGAAGCCCTAAGACGCGTCAAAACGGTGAGCCACTGCTGCACCGGCGAGGACGCCGTGTATGTGGGCACCACCAAAACCTACGGCAACAAGGTCTACGTTAACCGGGTTTTCGCGGAAGCCGACGTTAAGGTGCTGCTGGGCGATGTGAATTACCATTACTATGCGGGTTATGGGGGAGGCAGAAAGAGCCTGCTGCCCGCGGTTTGCAGCCAGGAAACCATCAAGCAGAACCATGCCCTGCTGCTTTCTGCTGCTGCCAAAACAGGCAACCTTGAGGATAACCCTGTGCATGTTGATATGATGGAGGCGGCGCGGCTGGCGAAGGTGGATTTCATCGTTAACGTGGTGGAGAACAAGAAGGGCGAGATCGTGCGGGCATTCGCCGGCGACTTAGAAGCCGCCTTTCTGGAGGCTACTAAGCTGGTGGATGAGATGTACCGCGTCACGGTGGATCGACGCGCCGACATCGTTGTGGTCAGCGCAGGCGGGCACCCAGCCGACATTAACCTCTACCAGGCCTACAAGGGACTCGATAACGCGTTGGATGCGGTGAAGCGGGGCGGCGTCATAATTCTTGTGGCGGAGTGCCCCGAGGGACATGGCAACCAGGTTTTCTATGACTGGATGATTAAGCTGCCCGACATCAAAGCCATGGAGCGCGAGGTTAAACGCAACTTCGTGATGGGGGGACACAAAGCCTACTACCTGCTTAAGGCGCTGCAGAATCACCCCATAATCCTGGTTTCCTCGCTGCCGGATTACTACGCCACCAGCATCTTCAAGCTAAAAACCGCACGGGCCGTCAACGACGCCTTAGGCGAGGCTTTCAAGATTGCGGGGTCGGCTTCGAGGGTTTGGGCGATGCCGCAGGGCAGCTACACCCTTGCCGTGTTTAAAGCCCCCGAGGAAGGCAAAGCTTAA
- a CDS encoding GNAT family N-acetyltransferase, translating into MQETFTLRKFGPDDLQGVMQINRVCLPENYTDFFFVDLHQRFPETFIVAEENGKIVGYIMCRIEVGLSNFGFGGLVRKGHVVSIAVMPQARRKGVAKALINRALQGMEYYKAKQGFLEVRVTNDAAITLYKNLGFEITRTINGYYSDGEDAYVMTKRLS; encoded by the coding sequence ATGCAAGAAACCTTTACCCTCCGCAAATTCGGCCCAGACGACCTGCAAGGCGTCATGCAAATCAACCGCGTCTGCCTCCCCGAGAACTACACAGACTTCTTTTTCGTTGACCTCCACCAGCGCTTCCCCGAAACCTTCATTGTGGCGGAGGAGAACGGCAAAATCGTAGGCTACATCATGTGCCGCATAGAAGTGGGCTTATCTAACTTCGGCTTCGGCGGCTTGGTCCGCAAGGGACATGTGGTTTCCATCGCGGTTATGCCGCAGGCAAGACGCAAGGGCGTGGCGAAGGCTCTGATTAATCGGGCGCTGCAGGGTATGGAGTACTATAAAGCTAAGCAGGGTTTTCTGGAGGTCCGCGTAACCAACGACGCCGCGATTACCCTGTATAAGAATTTGGGCTTTGAGATTACCCGCACCATTAACGGCTACTACAGTGACGGCGAAGACGCCTACGTTATGACTAAGCGTTTATCTTAG